A stretch of the Bradyrhizobium sp. CCBAU 53351 genome encodes the following:
- the ugpB gene encoding sn-glycerol-3-phosphate ABC transporter substrate-binding protein UgpB, with protein MPALRVLRIVAALAAFSSAFSWAVPAGAATDIALWHAMSGELGRQLEKLASDFNASQSDYRIVPAYKGNYTETVTAAIFAFRSRSQPAIVQVNEVATATMTAAKGAIYPVFTLMRDQGEPFSLADYLPAVSGYYTDAAGNLLSFPFNSSTPILYYNKTMFRDAGLDPEAPPKTWPALGLAAQRLRDRGAACGFTTSWPSWIHVENFSAFHNLPVASRANGFAGLDAELTINNPTLVRHVAQLAEWQKTKVFDYGGRGQAAEPRFQNGECGIFIGSSATRADIRANSKFEIGYGMMPYWPDVKDAPQNSIIGGATLWVLRDRPREEYKGVARFFAYLSQPGVQAAWHQNTGYLPITRAASELTRAQGFYERNPGSAISFEEITLHPPTENSKGIRLGSFVLIRGAIEDELEQAFAGHKSAQSALDSAVERGNKLLRQFERASPDR; from the coding sequence ATGCCAGCCTTGCGCGTTCTACGAATCGTCGCCGCCCTCGCGGCCTTCTCATCGGCTTTCTCATGGGCTGTGCCTGCGGGCGCCGCCACCGACATCGCGCTGTGGCACGCGATGTCCGGCGAACTCGGCCGGCAGCTCGAAAAGCTCGCCTCCGATTTCAACGCCTCGCAGTCCGATTACCGCATCGTGCCCGCTTACAAGGGCAACTACACCGAGACGGTGACTGCCGCGATCTTCGCGTTCCGCTCGCGCAGCCAGCCAGCCATCGTCCAGGTCAACGAGGTCGCCACGGCCACCATGACCGCGGCCAAGGGCGCGATCTATCCGGTGTTCACTTTGATGCGCGACCAGGGCGAGCCGTTCTCGCTCGCCGACTATCTGCCGGCGGTCTCCGGTTATTACACCGACGCGGCGGGCAATCTGTTGTCGTTCCCGTTCAATTCCTCGACACCGATCCTCTACTACAACAAGACCATGTTCCGCGACGCCGGCCTCGATCCGGAGGCGCCGCCGAAGACCTGGCCGGCCCTGGGGCTCGCGGCACAGCGCCTGCGCGACCGCGGCGCTGCGTGCGGCTTCACCACGTCCTGGCCCTCATGGATCCATGTCGAGAATTTCTCCGCCTTCCACAATCTGCCGGTGGCGAGCCGGGCGAACGGCTTTGCCGGGCTGGATGCGGAATTGACCATCAACAATCCCACCCTTGTGCGCCACGTCGCCCAGCTTGCCGAATGGCAGAAGACCAAGGTGTTCGACTATGGCGGACGCGGACAGGCCGCCGAGCCGCGCTTCCAGAACGGCGAATGCGGCATCTTCATCGGTTCCTCGGCGACGCGCGCCGACATCAGGGCGAATTCGAAATTCGAGATCGGCTACGGCATGATGCCGTATTGGCCCGACGTGAAGGACGCGCCGCAGAACTCGATCATCGGCGGCGCCACGCTGTGGGTGCTGCGCGACCGGCCGCGCGAGGAGTACAAGGGCGTGGCGCGGTTCTTCGCCTATCTGTCGCAGCCCGGCGTGCAGGCGGCCTGGCACCAGAACACCGGCTATTTGCCGATCACCCGCGCCGCCTCCGAGCTGACGCGCGCGCAAGGCTTCTACGAGCGCAATCCGGGCTCGGCGATCTCGTTCGAGGAGATCACGCTGCATCCGCCGACGGAGAATTCGAAGGGCATCCGCCTCGGCTCCTTCGTGCTGATCCGCGGCGCGATCGAGGACGAGTTGGAGCAGGCATTTGCCGGCCACAAGAGCGCGCAATCAGCCCTCGATTCCGCCGTCGAGCGCGGCAACAAGCTGCTCCGCCAGTTCGAGCGCGCCAGCCCGGACCGGTAG